The nucleotide window TCGCTTTCAATTCGCTCCCGCTCGCTAAGCTTTGCCGCCTTTGGGAATTTTCTTTCCATATGCTTAACTTGATAAACAAGCACAAATAAACCTTTAGCCGCAGGGTGTTTTTCATGAAGCCAAGCAATGCGGACTACAACTGGATAATCAAAACCCTCAATTCCATTAAAAACCCACGGAACGTCGAGGGCATGGCGCGCTTTGGCATCAACCCAAACGGCACGCTTGGCATCCCAATCCCTGAATTGCGTAAAATAGCCTCAAGGGCTGGAAAAAACCATGAGCTTGCGCTGCAGCTTTGGGACTCAGGCATCCACGAGGCGCGCATACTTGCAGGGTATATAGAACACCCCATGTGCGTCACTGAAAGGCAGTTTGAAAAGTGGGCTTCCCAGTTTGACTCCTGGGACGTGTGCGACCAGGTGTGCGGCAGCCTTTTTGACAAGACGGAGTTTGCAATTAGCAAGGCCAGGGAATACTCAAGCCGGGAGGAGGAATTCGTAAAACGTACCGGATTTGTGCTCATGGCATGCCTTGCTGTCCATGACAGGAGGCTTTCAGACAAAACATTTGTGGAGTTTCTTGGGCTGGTAAAG belongs to Candidatus Parvarchaeota archaeon and includes:
- a CDS encoding DNA alkylation repair protein, which translates into the protein MKPSNADYNWIIKTLNSIKNPRNVEGMARFGINPNGTLGIPIPELRKIASRAGKNHELALQLWDSGIHEARILAGYIEHPMCVTERQFEKWASQFDSWDVCDQVCGSLFDKTEFAISKAREYSSREEEFVKRTGFVLMACLAVHDRRLSDKTFVEFLGLVKRESADGRNFVKKAVNWALRQIGKRNKFLNSKAKGIAREIELIDSPAAKWIAKDALRELESDKVRLRLGMKPSG